Proteins found in one Chlamydia pneumoniae TW-183 genomic segment:
- a CDS encoding menaquinone biosynthesis protein, with product MSNQLQPCISLGCVSYINSFPLSLQLIKRNDIRCVLAPPADLLNLLIEGKLDVALTSSLGAISHNLGYVPGFGIAANQRILSVNLYAAPTFFNSPQPRIAATLESRSSIGLLKVLCRHLWRIPTPHILRFITTKVLRQTPENYDGLLLIGDAALQHPVLPGFVTYDLASGWYDLTKLPFVFALLLHSTSWKEHPLPNLAMEEALQQFESSPEEVLKEAHQHTGLPPSLLQEYYALCQYRLGEEHYESFEKFREYYGTLYQQARL from the coding sequence ATGTCTAACCAACTCCAGCCATGTATAAGCTTAGGCTGCGTAAGTTATATTAATTCCTTTCCGCTGTCCCTACAACTCATAAAAAGAAACGATATTCGCTGTGTTCTTGCTCCCCCTGCAGACCTCCTCAACTTGCTAATCGAAGGGAAACTCGATGTTGCTTTGACCTCATCCCTAGGAGCTATCTCTCATAACTTGGGGTATGTCCCCGGCTTTGGAATTGCAGCAAACCAACGTATCCTCAGTGTAAACCTCTATGCAGCTCCCACTTTCTTTAACTCACCGCAACCTCGGATTGCCGCAACTTTAGAAAGTCGCTCCTCTATAGGACTCTTAAAAGTGCTTTGTCGTCATCTCTGGCGCATCCCAACTCCTCATATCCTAAGATTCATAACTACAAAAGTACTCAGACAAACCCCTGAAAATTATGATGGCCTCCTCCTAATCGGAGATGCAGCGCTACAACATCCTGTACTTCCTGGATTTGTAACCTATGACCTTGCCTCGGGGTGGTATGATCTTACAAAGCTACCTTTTGTATTTGCTCTTCTTCTACACAGCACCTCTTGGAAAGAACATCCCCTACCCAACCTTGCGATGGAAGAAGCCCTCCAACAGTTCGAATCTTCACCCGAAGAAGTCCTTAAAGAAGCTCATCAACATACAGGTCTGCCCCCTTCTCTTCTTCAAGAATACTATGCCCTATGCCAGTACCGTCTAGGAGAAGAACACTACGAAAGCTTTGAAAAATTCCGGGAATATTATGGAACCCTCTACCAACAAGCCCGACTGTAA
- a CDS encoding CofH family radical SAM protein — protein MTTCLPQPPKTSPLYSIFEKLDAQERLSSEDALHLLLLTNKEDQRTLWNFADQVRKQRVGDTVYYSSTLYLYPTNFCDFSCKFCSFYAKPGDPKGWLYSPDDLLQQIQNIKTPITEVHIVGGCFPSCNLQYYSDLFTKIKEYDPQIHIKALTAIEYAYLSDLDNLSIRDVLLTLKDAGLDSIPGGGAEILVDKIRNFLAPKRLSSSDFLNIHKMAHQLGIHSNITMLCYHKEGPEDLVTHMVKVRDLQDETQGFKNFILLKFAQENNVLGKRLRKSGQGHAIPLKSLMAVARIFLDNFSNMKALWNYLGIEAALDLLSCGANDLSSTHMGEKVFQMASSKEPIKMDAEGMAALITQQGRTPCLTNSSHV, from the coding sequence ATGACGACGTGCCTCCCACAGCCCCCTAAAACTTCCCCCCTCTACTCCATATTCGAAAAACTGGATGCCCAAGAACGATTAAGCAGTGAAGACGCTCTTCATCTCCTCCTCCTCACGAATAAAGAAGATCAACGCACACTCTGGAATTTTGCAGACCAAGTTCGCAAACAACGGGTTGGCGACACTGTATACTACTCCTCAACCTTGTACCTCTATCCTACAAATTTCTGTGACTTCAGCTGCAAATTTTGCTCTTTCTATGCAAAACCTGGAGACCCTAAAGGATGGCTCTACTCCCCAGATGATCTTCTACAGCAAATCCAAAATATAAAAACTCCAATTACAGAAGTACATATCGTGGGAGGCTGTTTCCCCTCCTGCAATCTGCAATACTATTCCGATCTATTTACTAAAATCAAAGAGTACGATCCTCAGATCCATATCAAAGCTCTTACTGCCATTGAATATGCCTATCTCTCAGATCTTGATAACCTTTCTATTCGCGATGTTCTTCTCACATTAAAAGATGCGGGTCTTGATTCCATCCCCGGAGGAGGAGCTGAAATCCTCGTCGACAAAATACGTAATTTCTTAGCTCCCAAACGCCTTTCTTCTTCTGATTTTCTCAACATCCATAAGATGGCTCATCAACTGGGAATCCATAGCAATATAACCATGCTCTGCTATCATAAAGAAGGACCTGAAGACCTCGTCACCCACATGGTAAAAGTCCGCGACTTACAAGACGAAACTCAGGGCTTTAAAAACTTCATACTTCTAAAATTCGCCCAAGAAAATAATGTCCTAGGAAAAAGATTAAGAAAATCAGGCCAGGGTCATGCCATCCCTCTAAAATCTTTAATGGCAGTAGCCCGAATCTTCTTAGACAACTTTTCCAATATGAAAGCCTTATGGAATTACCTAGGTATTGAGGCAGCTCTAGACCTCCTTTCCTGTGGTGCTAATGACCTTTCTTCAACACATATGGGGGAAAAGGTTTTCCAGATGGCCTCATCTAAAGAACCTATTAAAATGGACGCTGAGGGAATGGCGGCCCTCATCACACAACAAGGGAGAACGCCATGTCTAACCAACTCCAGCCATGTATAA
- the ubiE gene encoding bifunctional demethylmenaquinone methyltransferase/2-methoxy-6-polyprenyl-1,4-benzoquinol methylase UbiE, giving the protein MEPSTNKPDCKKIFDSIASKYDRTNTILSLGMHHFWNRSLIQILGSGYSLLDLCAGTGKVAKRYIAAHPQASVTLVDFSSAMLDIAKQHLPQGSCSFIHSDINQLPLENHSYPLAAMAYGLRNLSDPHKALQEISRVLMPSGKLGILELTPPKKTHPTYSAHKLYLRAVVPWIGKSVSKDPDAYSYLSKSIQQLPKDHDLEDLFSKSGFYIAKKKKLFLGAATIWLLEKQ; this is encoded by the coding sequence ATGGAACCCTCTACCAACAAGCCCGACTGTAAAAAGATCTTCGATTCCATAGCGAGTAAGTATGATCGCACAAATACAATACTCTCTTTAGGAATGCACCATTTCTGGAATCGCTCTTTGATCCAGATCCTAGGGTCGGGATACTCTCTCCTGGATCTCTGCGCAGGAACAGGAAAAGTCGCGAAGCGTTATATTGCCGCACACCCTCAAGCATCAGTAACTCTCGTCGACTTTTCCTCAGCAATGCTCGACATTGCAAAACAACACCTTCCCCAGGGCTCTTGCTCTTTTATTCATAGCGATATTAATCAACTGCCCTTGGAGAATCATTCTTATCCCCTAGCAGCGATGGCCTATGGCCTCAGGAACCTCTCGGATCCACATAAAGCCCTACAAGAAATCTCCCGAGTGCTTATGCCTTCTGGAAAACTGGGCATTCTAGAGCTCACACCTCCAAAAAAAACACACCCTACCTATAGTGCCCATAAGCTCTATTTGCGTGCTGTCGTCCCCTGGATTGGAAAGTCTGTTTCTAAAGATCCCGACGCCTATAGCTATCTCAGCAAAAGTATCCAGCAACTTCCAAAGGACCACGATCTTGAAGACCTATTCTCTAAATCAGGATTTTATATTGCGAAAAAGAAAAAATTGTTCCTAGGAGCGGCTACGATTTGGCTACTAGAGAAACAATAA